The genomic interval ggggggggcagctgaaAGCAGGACGTTCCTGTTAGACAGCCTGGGTGGAATTTGAATAGTACAGAGGAACCGCCTGACGCTGATTGGTCGAGAACCACATATTTCCAGAGTGCCATTCTATCACTCAACCGAGCCCAGGCAGCTGATTGGTTCTCCCTGAAGAGGGCGGACCCTCTGCCttgcctatatatatatatattccggCTTTCAGGCCATCTGCAAATGAATGCTGACGGTGAGGGAGGCGGATCGCTGTGTCCAATGTTCCCTCACGGAGCTCACTTGAGCCTTTCTCCTCGAACAAAACCAGATAGCTGAGAGTCGGCTTTCCTCTCCcggagaggagctggaggtggacttgggggggggtgggcacATTATAATGATCAACACCATGGAATGCGCAGCAGACGCGCAAAGTCTGATCTCCATTTCCCTGATGAAGATCCACAACTCCAGGACGCAGAGAGGGGGGATCAAGCTGCACAAAAACCTGCTCGTCTCCTATGTGCTGAGGAACGCCAGGCAGGTCTACATCAAGGAGAAATACGCGGAGATCTACAGGATGCAGCAGTACGAGGAGGTGATGGCGGTCTGCAACGAGATCCAGGAGCTCAACCCGCTGGATCTGGACGCAGAGGACGCCGACGACGGGGAGCAGGCTGCTCGCTGCTGCGAGGAAGAGGCGAGCCTGTGCGGCTCTGCGTGCCACCGAGGCGCGGCGCAGCCGGCGGCGCACGGCCGGACAGCGAGCGCTCTCCCCCACTGCTCTCCCCTCGAGGACGACGGCAAGGAACCGGAGCCCCACTACTACCGCAGCTGCTGCATGGAGGCTTCCCCCGTGTCACACCGCGACCAGTTCCCCGCGAACGGCGGCGCGCACTGCAACAAAACCACAGTGCTGGATTTGGACACGCATGTGGTGACCACGGTGGAGAACGGCTACCTCCACCAGGACTGCTGCTGCGACGCGCTCCAGTGCGGCCAGGGCGCGCAGTCCCCGGCCAAGAAGCGGAAGGTCGAGTTCGGTTGTTGCGTATCCGACGCCGAAGAAGTGTCGGATTTTACAGCCGCTCGCAAAAGGGCGAAACGCGAGGACTGTTCCTACACCAGCCTGGACTACACGGACACGTCCAACATCTCCAACCTGATCTCCATCTTCGGCTCGGGGTTTTCGGGGCTGCTGAGCAGACAGACGGACTTGGAACAGATCTGTAGCAAGCAGGTCCTGGCCAGTCTGGGAGCATGGACCCGGGCGATTGTGGCTTTTTGAATCGAACACTTTTATGTTTTAGGGGGGTGGTCAAGGTGGTCAGTTGTAacatgtcccccccccccacacacacacacaaagtattgGTAAACAAAACCCCAGTGGAGAACTGTTTTCAACCGCCAGTTTGTTTCCAGCTCAGGAGAACGCGGCAAAGGAACGTTCCCACACCGTTCTCCGCTTACGTTTCTACAACGTTTCATgttgagaaaaaagaaaaaagaaaaaaaagaaagaaagatgtaaATTGTCGAACTTTGCATAGTTACACCTTCAAGGAACGTCCAGCAaaagggttttgtttttatttttttattcaacaagAATTAGTGAATGTTCCACGACGGAAAGTTTTCTTGAACCTTCCgggaaaatcttttttttcttcttttcttttttcttttttcgaaAATGAATGGGAACGTTACTCATTCAACTGGGAGAACTCACAGTTCCTAAAGTACGGGTTCCACATCCGTTCTATGCCGGTACCGTCGCAACAActctctaacccccccccccccccccccgccttttttgttttgttttaaaacatcgCAAATGTTCATTATTCAACCTGCTAAAGCGCCGACAAGGCAATTTTGAGCATTGAGCTAAGTCTGCGTTAGCATACTGTCACAACTGACCccacagcctcagctgtagtaaaaaaaaataccaggtggtaaaaaaaaaaaaaaaaaaagagataataAATCTGGCGTTAGCGAGCCTCCGTACGTACGCCTAACTCACAGAAGTGAAAATAAAGGAGAGTCAAAGTGTTCGGCAGATGAAAAGAATCATACCTCAAAGCACACCtttgtcttaaaacaaacaaaaagaaaagaaatcaataataTATGTGAGCCCGGTTTTCATTGGTGGTGTGCACAGGGTGACATCACTCACACTTGCTTCTGATTGGAGGAAAATGGAGGTGTTACAACGGACCCCCATCTCCCCCTAACAAGGTctgaactttactttttttttttgcaggaccccccccccccccctcctagAAATGCTATTTAAAAGatttagcattttaatgtttttttttttatttgggcagggagaggaaagagtTTGTGCCATATAGTGTGCATCATACAGaatgggggcgggggggggtgaACATGTCCACGTGGGATGAAACTGATTTGACTTCTGTtgccttaaaaagaaaaaaattccGAATGCACATACTTAGCTAGCTATCGCCGTGGAGAGTACGTCGAAAGTGACTGAATGTCTCTTGGGagaaccccccacccccgccacccctccctctccggTTTGAAATGGACCTTGCACATTCGGAGCAGTttgtcgtcgtcgtcgtcgttgCGTGAAAAGTTGGAGACCCCCCCCTCCAGAACACCGCCGTTGAGGTGCACGGACTGAACCGGCTTGCATCACTTAATGTGGTGCCAAcgcttaaaaaaagaaaaaaacactttgttttgggGAGGgcgtgtgggggggggggggtgctattACTGCGGTCACCACTTCACCTCTCCTCCCAGTGTGTGATAGTAAACAGTCCGGGGGTGACTATTTTCTGGCAGTTCGACTTCCTCCCTTAATCACGGTTGTTGCTCAAAGCCTCCACAAAGCAGATTCAGAATTCCAACATGTCTTGGTTTTGcgagttgtttgtttgtttgtttgtttgtttgtttggtttgtttttgtttttacttgttccGTAAAAGAATGACCCTAgtccttttgttttaaaaaggcaaactCGTTGATTTAGCCATAACCGGAGATCCCCACGCGTTAGCTTTACGAGCACTATGTGTACCAAAATAAAGAGAGTATTCAGCCATTCTCtacatattttgttgttattcttgTATTTTTGTGCTTACTAAATTGTATATCACCGGGTAAAACTGTTGCAGAAAGTATTTGTTAAGAATTTATAAtcttaataaaaaatgaaaaccttaagctcagctgttgtgttgtgattaCAGGCTGATGGAGTTGCCGGCCGGCCTGTAGGACGCCgtttaggggggaaaaaaaacacactttgtggCTTTATTACCACTTAATAATGTCTTAGTCATTGATAAGAACAAGACCTGAGAGCGGTGTTGATCTTGTGAGtgtattccccccccccccaaaaaaatgttgaactgtccCCTTTAACAAGATGTTCCATAAATGGATTGGGGTCCAAATTCTGCGCACGCCTCGTCcacaaacctggcaacctcgGAACTCTTTCCTATTAACCATCTGTAACTGATTCATAGATCATTACTGAATGAATTGGCATTCATGTAGCCATTAGCAACAACTTCTGAACCCCAAGAAAGTGGGAACTACTTTGGTAACTACAAGTAGCACTTTTCCCctgagctttcagctgcatgcAAATGGTCTTCCTCAGTGGGCGGAGTTTGCgtagtctatatatatatatatatatatatatattccgtTCGTCATATTGTAGGATATTTCACGCTTGGGTGGCGTGAGGCGGCGAGGGAGCTACTCCCACGAGCAAACTCTGCTCCGCCGCGAGAGGCAGTAGAAAGCTCCGGAAGTACGCTgttaagtggaccttgagtctTCCTGCTCCCACGGTGGGAATCCCGTAGCAGGTGCTGCAAAGACGCTGCGCAATGATCCGAAATAGCTGAGGTGTTGTCATACTATCTTTGCTAAAcgttattttgtttaaaaaaaaggccccattcttcatttattaatttttttaatgcctGCCCCCACAATGCACCACTTGCACTACATGTGACTCAGGCCCACATTTATTTCTCATCTCAGCCTGGAATTCCCTCCCCTgtagccaaaaaaaaacccccccaaaaactTTTCGGAGTcctgttatctctgctctgtgccACTTGGTGGTGTTCtctaaaatcaatgaatgaagATATCAGTGTGTGCAGAGCAGAGCCACCTCAGGCTGACCCTCCCTCACCagcccaccccccaccccccccccccccccaacacccacccactcctcctcctcctcctctctttcgtcctcctcctcttcccggCTGGCTCGTTttttagtccccccccccccccccccccgcctc from Enoplosus armatus isolate fEnoArm2 chromosome 18, fEnoArm2.hap1, whole genome shotgun sequence carries:
- the ier5l gene encoding immediate early response gene 5-like protein, with translation MINTMECAADAQSLISISLMKIHNSRTQRGGIKLHKNLLVSYVLRNARQVYIKEKYAEIYRMQQYEEVMAVCNEIQELNPLDLDAEDADDGEQAARCCEEEASLCGSACHRGAAQPAAHGRTASALPHCSPLEDDGKEPEPHYYRSCCMEASPVSHRDQFPANGGAHCNKTTVLDLDTHVVTTVENGYLHQDCCCDALQCGQGAQSPAKKRKVEFGCCVSDAEEVSDFTAARKRAKREDCSYTSLDYTDTSNISNLISIFGSGFSGLLSRQTDLEQICSKQVLASLGAWTRAIVAF